Proteins encoded together in one Helicobacter pylori window:
- the fliP gene encoding flagellar biosynthetic protein FliP gives MRFFIFLMLALICPLICPLMSADSALPSVNLSLNAPSDPKQLVTTLNVIALLTLLVLAPSLILVMTSFTRLIVVFSFLRTALGTQQTPPTQILVSLSLILTFFIMEPSLKKAYDTGIKPYMDKKISYTEAFEKSALPFKEFMLKNTREKDLALFFRIRNLPNPKTPDEVSLSVLIPAFMISELKTAFQIGFLLYLPFLVIDMVISSILMAMGMMMLPPVMISLPFKILVFILVDGFNLLTENLVASFKMV, from the coding sequence CTGATAGCGCTTTACCTAGCGTCAATCTCTCTTTAAACGCTCCTAGTGATCCTAAACAACTCGTAACCACCCTTAATGTTATCGCCCTGCTCACGCTTTTGGTTTTAGCCCCATCGTTGATTTTAGTGATGACGAGTTTCACCCGTTTGATCGTGGTGTTTTCTTTTTTAAGGACCGCTTTAGGCACGCAACAAACCCCACCCACTCAAATTTTAGTTTCGCTCTCTTTGATATTGACTTTTTTTATCATGGAACCTAGTTTGAAAAAGGCTTATGATACAGGGATTAAGCCTTATATGGATAAAAAGATTTCTTACACCGAAGCGTTTGAAAAAAGCGCTCTGCCTTTCAAGGAATTCATGCTTAAAAACACACGAGAAAAGGATCTAGCGCTTTTTTTTAGGATCAGAAACCTGCCTAACCCTAAAACCCCTGATGAGGTGAGTTTGAGCGTTTTGATCCCGGCGTTTATGATAAGCGAGTTGAAAACAGCGTTTCAAATCGGCTTTTTACTCTACTTGCCTTTTTTGGTGATTGATATGGTGATCAGCTCTATTTTAATGGCGATGGGCATGATGATGCTCCCGCCTGTAATGATTTCTCTGCCTTTTAAAATTTTGGTGTTTATTCTGGTGGATGGGTTTAATTTATTGACCGAAAATTTAGTAGCGAGTTTTAAAATGGTTTAA
- the feoB gene encoding ferrous iron transport protein B: MKEITIALVGQPNVGKSSLINALSNAHLKVGNFAGVTVDKMEVGLIHKEHQITIIDLPGTYALNDFTTEEKVTKDFLEKGQYDLILNVVDSTNLERNLALSAQLLDTNKKMLLVLNMWDEAQKEGIKINTEKLSKELGVVCVPTSARSKEDRLNTELLLDEIVRLYSQNTTNNESIKVPSQSFKESLKYSQSAQRIAKLVISENKQNASFEHTYKIDKILMHPRYGIFIFLGFMFIIFSLSFLIGGGVQKALEIGFKFLSDSIKENVANEDLASLVGDGIIGGVGATVSFLPLIVVLYFGISLLETTGYMSRVAFLLDGILHKFGLHGKSFIPLITGFGCSVPAYMATRTLQNYNERLITLFVIGFMSCSARLPIYVLFVGSFFPSSSAGFVLFCIYILGAVVALVMAKLLKLSVFKGQTESFIMEMPKYRFPSWRMVYFSIYTKSLSYLKKAGTYILVGAILIWFMSQYPKSDAAMKTYKQESLLVDKNTTLSSEAKEEKLKELKTELDKKNLKNSIVGKGGAYLEKVFSPMDFDWRLSVSLVTGFMAKEVVVSTLGVLFSLGDQNEKSDAFREILRKEVSVPSGIAFIVFVMFYIPCFAATITFGREAGGIKFVAYLFIFTTAVAYAFSLIAFYATQILV; the protein is encoded by the coding sequence ATGAAAGAAATCACTATCGCCCTTGTGGGCCAGCCTAATGTGGGGAAATCATCCCTCATCAACGCTTTGAGTAACGCCCATTTGAAAGTGGGGAATTTTGCCGGGGTTACCGTGGATAAAATGGAAGTGGGCTTGATCCACAAAGAGCATCAAATCACTATCATTGATTTACCTGGCACTTACGCACTCAATGACTTCACCACTGAAGAAAAGGTTACTAAAGATTTTTTAGAAAAAGGGCAATACGATCTCATTCTTAATGTGGTGGATTCCACCAATTTAGAGCGTAATTTAGCCTTAAGCGCGCAGCTATTAGACACGAATAAAAAAATGCTTCTCGTGCTTAATATGTGGGATGAGGCGCAAAAAGAAGGCATTAAAATCAATACAGAAAAGCTTTCTAAAGAATTAGGGGTTGTGTGCGTGCCAACAAGCGCAAGATCCAAAGAAGATCGCTTGAATACCGAGCTTTTATTAGATGAAATTGTCAGGCTTTATTCTCAAAACACTACAAATAATGAAAGCATAAAAGTCCCATCTCAAAGCTTTAAAGAGTCTTTAAAATACAGCCAGAGCGCTCAAAGAATCGCTAAATTGGTGATCAGTGAAAACAAGCAAAACGCGAGTTTTGAACACACTTATAAGATTGATAAGATTTTAATGCACCCGCGTTATGGGATTTTCATTTTTTTAGGGTTTATGTTTATCATTTTTTCCTTGAGCTTTTTAATAGGAGGGGGAGTGCAAAAAGCGCTTGAAATAGGGTTTAAGTTTTTGAGCGATAGTATTAAAGAAAATGTGGCTAATGAAGATTTAGCGTCTTTGGTGGGCGATGGCATTATTGGGGGAGTGGGAGCGACGGTTTCATTCTTGCCTTTAATTGTGGTGTTGTATTTTGGGATTTCTTTACTAGAGACGACAGGTTATATGAGTAGGGTGGCGTTTTTATTGGATGGAATCTTGCATAAATTTGGCTTGCATGGGAAGAGCTTTATCCCTTTAATCACCGGTTTTGGCTGCTCAGTGCCCGCTTACATGGCGACAAGAACCTTACAAAACTATAACGAACGACTGATCACGCTTTTTGTGATCGGGTTTATGAGCTGCTCGGCAAGGCTGCCTATTTATGTGCTGTTTGTAGGCTCGTTTTTCCCTTCTTCAAGTGCTGGTTTTGTGCTGTTTTGCATTTATATTTTGGGGGCGGTTGTGGCGTTAGTGATGGCCAAATTACTCAAATTAAGCGTGTTTAAAGGACAAACCGAATCTTTTATCATGGAAATGCCCAAATACCGCTTTCCCAGTTGGAGAATGGTCTATTTCAGTATCTACACCAAATCGCTTTCCTACCTAAAAAAGGCCGGGACTTACATTTTAGTGGGAGCGATTTTAATCTGGTTTATGTCTCAATACCCTAAAAGCGATGCGGCTATGAAAACTTATAAACAAGAAAGCTTGTTAGTGGATAAAAACACCACTCTTTCAAGCGAAGCCAAAGAAGAAAAATTAAAAGAATTAAAAACAGAATTAGATAAAAAGAACTTAAAAAATAGCATTGTAGGAAAAGGTGGGGCGTATTTAGAAAAAGTCTTTAGCCCTATGGATTTTGATTGGCGTTTGAGTGTCTCACTTGTAACCGGGTTTATGGCTAAAGAGGTGGTGGTTTCTACTTTGGGCGTGTTGTTTTCTTTAGGGGATCAAAATGAAAAATCTGACGCTTTTAGAGAGATTTTAAGAAAAGAAGTCAGCGTGCCTAGTGGGATCGCTTTTATCGTGTTTGTGATGTTTTATATCCCTTGTTTTGCAGCGACCATTACTTTTGGTAGGGAAGCTGGAGGGATAAAGTTTGTGGCGTATTTATTTATCTTTACAACCGCTGTAGCGTATGCGTTTTCCTTGATAGCTTTTTATGCGACTCAAATTTTGGTTTAA
- a CDS encoding 3'-5' exonuclease: MLCVFDIETIPSVSLCKEHFQLKEDDALKICEWSFEKQKEKSGSEFLPLYLHEIISIAAVIGDDYGQFIKVGNFGQKHENKEDFTSEKELLEDFFRYFNEKQPRLISFNGRGFDIPLLTLKALKYNLTLDAFYNQENKWENYRARYSEQFHLDLMDSLSHYGSVRGLNLNGICSMTNIPGKFDVSGDLVHAIYYNPKISQKEKKEIIDSYCQSDVLNTYWLFLKYEVLKGALNKEQYLGLLNDFLAKFPKEKSYSSVFINALEKEIREFA; encoded by the coding sequence ATGTTGTGCGTGTTTGATATAGAAACCATTCCTAGCGTGAGCTTGTGTAAAGAGCATTTTCAATTAAAAGAAGACGATGCGCTAAAAATCTGTGAATGGAGTTTTGAAAAGCAAAAAGAAAAAAGCGGGAGCGAGTTTTTGCCTCTTTATTTGCATGAAATCATCTCTATTGCAGCAGTCATTGGCGATGATTACGGGCAATTTATCAAAGTGGGGAATTTTGGTCAAAAACACGAGAATAAAGAGGATTTTACAAGCGAAAAAGAGCTTTTAGAAGACTTTTTTAGATACTTTAACGAAAAGCAACCGCGCTTGATAAGCTTTAATGGCAGAGGTTTTGATATTCCCCTACTCACGCTCAAAGCCCTTAAATACAATTTAACCTTGGACGCTTTTTACAACCAAGAAAACAAATGGGAAAATTACCGCGCGCGTTATAGCGAGCAGTTTCATTTGGATTTAATGGATAGCTTGAGCCATTATGGATCCGTTAGGGGGTTGAATTTGAATGGCATTTGCTCTATGACGAATATTCCTGGTAAATTTGATGTGAGTGGGGATTTAGTGCATGCGATTTATTACAACCCTAAGATAAGCCAAAAGGAGAAAAAAGAGATTATTGATAGCTATTGTCAGAGCGATGTGCTTAATACTTACTGGCTTTTTTTAAAATACGAAGTGCTGAAAGGGGCTTTAAATAAGGAGCAATACCTTGGGCTATTGAATGATTTTTTAGCCAAATTCCCTAAAGAAAAATCCTATTCAAGCGTTTTTATTAACGCTTTAGAGAAAGAAATTAGGGAGTTTGCTTGA
- a CDS encoding acetyl-CoA C-acetyltransferase encodes MNEVVVVAAKRSAVGSFLGSLKNVGAREMGVSVLKDALNASGLEPSDVDSVILGNVLGAGLGQNIARQIQLDAGIPNDKNAFSVNMVCGSSMKAIQLAHDSIMLGHDEVVVCGGVENMSMAPYLSFDMRDGKRMGNANMIDSMIHDGLWDAFNDYHMGITADNVAQAYHISREEQDNFALQSQLKARAAINAKKFQEEITPIEIANKKGVVVFKEDEYPRDTTLESLAKLKPAFKKDGSVTAGNSSGINDGASIIILCSAKKAQALGLKTMATIKGFGLGGCSPDIMGICPSIAIKNNLKNVKMNLNDINLFELNEAFAAQSIAVLKELELNHNIVNVNGGAIAIGHPIGASGARILVTLLHEMKRSGHGVGCASLCVGGGQGLSVVVEQK; translated from the coding sequence ATGAATGAAGTGGTTGTAGTGGCGGCAAAACGAAGCGCGGTAGGGAGTTTTCTAGGCTCTTTAAAGAATGTGGGCGCTAGAGAAATGGGTGTTAGCGTGCTTAAAGACGCTTTGAATGCGAGCGGACTTGAACCTAGCGATGTGGATTCTGTCATTTTGGGCAATGTTTTAGGTGCTGGTTTGGGTCAAAATATCGCCAGGCAGATCCAACTAGACGCTGGCATCCCTAATGATAAAAACGCTTTTAGCGTCAATATGGTTTGTGGATCGTCTATGAAAGCTATCCAGTTAGCGCATGACAGCATCATGCTTGGGCACGATGAAGTGGTGGTGTGCGGTGGCGTGGAAAACATGAGCATGGCACCTTATTTGTCGTTTGACATGCGAGATGGGAAAAGAATGGGGAATGCGAACATGATAGACTCCATGATCCATGATGGATTGTGGGATGCTTTCAATGATTACCACATGGGGATCACCGCTGATAATGTCGCTCAAGCATACCACATAAGCCGAGAAGAGCAAGATAATTTCGCGCTCCAATCGCAACTCAAAGCAAGAGCCGCCATTAATGCAAAGAAATTCCAAGAAGAAATCACGCCCATTGAAATAGCGAATAAAAAAGGCGTGGTGGTTTTTAAAGAAGACGAATACCCTAGAGACACGACGCTAGAATCCCTTGCAAAGCTCAAACCCGCCTTTAAAAAAGACGGATCGGTAACGGCAGGGAATTCATCAGGAATCAATGATGGCGCGAGTATTATCATTTTATGCAGTGCTAAAAAAGCGCAAGCATTGGGGTTAAAAACCATGGCCACTATCAAGGGGTTTGGTTTGGGTGGTTGCAGTCCGGATATTATGGGCATATGCCCAAGCATCGCTATTAAAAACAATCTTAAAAATGTCAAAATGAATCTCAACGACATCAATCTTTTTGAACTCAATGAAGCCTTTGCCGCACAGAGTATCGCCGTGCTAAAAGAGCTTGAATTAAACCACAATATCGTGAATGTGAATGGAGGCGCGATAGCGATTGGCCACCCTATTGGCGCGAGCGGCGCTAGGATATTAGTCACTTTATTGCATGAAATGAAAAGGAGCGGGCATGGCGTGGGTTGCGCGTCATTGTGCGTGGGTGGCGGTCAAGGGCTATCAGTGGTAGTTGAACAAAAATAA
- a CDS encoding succinyl-CoA--3-ketoacid CoA transferase subunit A, giving the protein MNKVITDLDKALSGLKNGDTILVGGFGLCGIPEYAIDYIYKKGIKDLIVVSNNCGVDDFGLGILLEKKQIKKIIASYVGENKIFESQMLNGEIEVVLTPQGTLAENLRAGGAGIPAYYTPTGVGTLIAQGKESREFNGKEYILERAITGDYGLIKAYKSDTLGNLVFRKTARNFNPLCAMAAKICVAEVEEIVPAGELDPDEIHLPGIYVQHIYKGEKFEKRIEKTTTRSAK; this is encoded by the coding sequence ATGAATAAGGTTATAACCGATTTAGACAAAGCGTTGAGCGGATTAAAAAATGGGGACACTATTTTAGTGGGCGGTTTTGGACTGTGCGGGATACCCGAATACGCCATTGATTATATTTATAAGAAAGGCATTAAGGATTTGATTGTCGTGAGCAATAATTGCGGCGTTGATGACTTTGGGCTTGGTATTCTTTTAGAAAAAAAGCAGATTAAAAAGATTATCGCTTCGTATGTGGGGGAAAATAAGATTTTTGAATCGCAAATGCTGAATGGAGAAATTGAAGTCGTTTTGACACCGCAAGGCACGCTGGCTGAAAACTTGCGCGCTGGAGGGGCTGGGATACCCGCTTATTACACCCCAACAGGAGTTGGGACTTTGATCGCTCAAGGCAAGGAATCAAGGGAGTTTAACGGCAAGGAGTATATTTTAGAAAGAGCGATAACGGGCGATTATGGGCTTATTAAAGCCTACAAAAGCGATACTTTAGGGAATTTGGTGTTTAGAAAAACGGCCCGAAATTTCAATCCCTTGTGCGCGATGGCGGCAAAAATATGCGTCGCTGAAGTGGAAGAAATTGTCCCGGCCGGGGAATTAGACCCAGATGAAATACACTTGCCAGGAATCTATGTGCAGCACATCTATAAGGGCGAGAAATTTGAAAAACGGATAGAAAAAACCACCACAAGGAGTGCGAAATGA
- a CDS encoding CoA transferase subunit B, which translates to MREAIIKRAAKELKEGMYVNLGIGLPTLVANEVSGMNIVFQSENGLLGIGAYPLEGGVDADLINAGKETITVVPGASFFNSADSFAMIRGGHIDLAILGGMEVSQNGDLANWMIPKKLIKGMGGAMDLVHGAKKVIVIMEHCNKYGESKVKKECSLPLTGKGVVHQLITDLAVFEFSNNAMRLVELQEGVSLDQVKEKTEAEFEVHL; encoded by the coding sequence ATGAGAGAGGCTATCATTAAAAGAGCGGCAAAGGAATTAAAAGAGGGCATGTATGTGAATTTAGGGATAGGCTTGCCCACGCTGGTGGCTAATGAAGTGAGCGGGATGAATATCGTTTTCCAAAGCGAGAACGGGCTATTAGGGATTGGCGCTTACCCTTTAGAAGGGGGCGTTGATGCGGATCTTATCAACGCAGGAAAGGAAACCATAACCGTGGTGCCGGGCGCTTCGTTTTTCAATAGCGCGGATTCGTTTGCGATGATTCGTGGGGGGCATATTGATTTAGCGATTTTAGGGGGGATGGAAGTCTCACAAAATGGGGATTTGGCTAATTGGATGATCCCTAAAAAGCTCATAAAAGGCATGGGAGGGGCTATGGATCTGGTGCATGGCGCTAAAAAAGTGATTGTCATCATGGAACATTGCAACAAATACGGGGAGTCTAAAGTGAAAAAAGAATGCTCCTTACCCTTAACAGGAAAAGGCGTGGTGCATCAATTGATAACGGACTTAGCGGTGTTTGAATTTTCCAATAACGCCATGAGATTAGTGGAATTGCAAGAGGGGGTCAGCCTTGATCAAGTGAAAGAAAAAACAGAAGCTGAATTTGAAGTGCATCTATAG
- a CDS encoding TIGR00366 family protein, protein MFLLRHLTSACVFLASKCLPDSFVLVALLSFVVFVLVYCLTGQDASSVISSWGNGAWTLLGFSMQMALILVLGQALASAKLVQKLLKYLASLPKGYYTALWLVTFLSLIANWINWGFGLVISAIFAKEIAKNVKGVDYRLLIASAYSGFVIWHGGLSGSIPLSVATQNENLSKISTGVIEKAIPISQTIFSSYNLIIIGIILVGLPFLMAMIHPKKEEIVEIDSKLLKDEYKETELISHQQDKTIAHFLENSALLSYLLVFLGFGYLGIYFFKGGGISLNIVNTIFLFLGILLHKTPLAYVKAINHSARSVAGILLQFPFYAGIMGMMASHSVGGHSLAQMLSLAFTHIANEKTFALMTFLSAGIVNIFIPSGGGQWAIQAPIMLPAGQSLGVDPGVVSMAIAWGDAWTNMIQPFWALPALAIAGLGAKDIMGYCVLTLIFVGLVVCGVFYFLV, encoded by the coding sequence ATGTTTTTATTAAGGCATTTGACTTCAGCGTGCGTGTTTTTAGCGTCTAAATGTTTGCCGGACTCCTTTGTCTTGGTCGCTCTTTTATCGTTTGTCGTGTTTGTTCTTGTTTATTGCTTAACAGGGCAAGACGCTTCGTCTGTCATTTCTAGTTGGGGGAATGGTGCTTGGACGCTTTTAGGTTTTTCTATGCAAATGGCCCTTATTTTGGTGCTAGGTCAGGCTCTAGCTAGCGCTAAATTAGTCCAAAAACTTTTAAAATACTTAGCGTCTTTGCCTAAAGGGTATTATACGGCTTTATGGTTGGTTACTTTTTTATCGTTAATCGCTAATTGGATCAACTGGGGTTTTGGCTTGGTGATCAGCGCGATTTTTGCAAAAGAGATCGCCAAAAATGTTAAAGGGGTGGATTACAGGTTGCTCATTGCTAGCGCTTATTCGGGTTTTGTCATCTGGCATGGGGGTTTATCAGGCTCTATCCCTTTAAGCGTTGCCACCCAAAATGAAAATCTGTCCAAAATAAGCACCGGGGTGATTGAAAAAGCTATTCCTATCAGTCAGACGATTTTTTCTTCTTATAATTTAATCATTATAGGAATCATTCTTGTAGGGTTACCCTTTTTAATGGCAATGATCCACCCTAAAAAAGAAGAAATCGTTGAGATTGATTCAAAGCTTCTAAAAGACGAATACAAAGAAACAGAACTCATTAGCCACCAACAAGATAAAACGATCGCGCATTTTTTGGAAAACAGCGCTTTGCTTTCTTATCTTTTGGTTTTTTTGGGTTTTGGGTATCTTGGTATTTATTTTTTTAAAGGGGGAGGGATTAGTTTAAACATTGTCAATACGATTTTCCTTTTTTTAGGGATTTTGCTCCATAAAACCCCTTTAGCTTATGTGAAAGCGATCAATCATTCCGCTAGGAGCGTGGCTGGGATTTTACTCCAATTCCCTTTTTACGCTGGGATTATGGGGATGATGGCAAGCCATAGCGTGGGGGGGCATTCTTTAGCGCAAATGCTCTCTTTAGCTTTCACGCACATCGCTAATGAAAAAACTTTCGCGCTCATGACTTTTTTGAGCGCTGGGATTGTCAATATTTTCATCCCGTCTGGTGGGGGGCAATGGGCGATTCAAGCTCCTATCATGCTCCCAGCTGGGCAAAGCTTAGGCGTGGATCCAGGAGTGGTTTCTATGGCTATCGCTTGGGGAGACGCTTGGACGAATATGATACAGCCTTTTTGGGCTTTGCCTGCTTTAGCCATTGCGGGTTTGGGCGCTAAAGATATTATGGGCTATTGCGTTTTGACTTTAATTTTTGTAGGCTTAGTCGTGTGTGGGGTGTTTTATTTTTTAGTGTGA
- a CDS encoding lipid A deacylase LpxR family protein, which produces MFFKFILCLLLGMFAWAKEIIPTPLTPSKRYSINLMTENDGYINPYIDEYYTAGNQIGFSTKEFDFSKNKAMKWTSYLGFFNKSPRVTRFGISLAQDMYTPSLENRKLVHLHDNHPYGGYLRVNLNVYNRHQTFMELFTLSLGTTGQDSLAAQTQRLIHKWGHDPQFYGWNTQLKNEFIFELHYQLLKKVPLLKTRFFSMELMPGFNVELGNARDYFQLGSLFRAGYNLDADYGVNKVNTAFDGGMPYSDKFSIYFFVGAFGRFQPLNIFIQGNSPETRGIANLEYFVYASEIGAAMMWRSFRVAFTITDISKTFQSQPKHHQIGTLELNFAF; this is translated from the coding sequence TTGTTTTTCAAATTTATTTTATGTTTATTATTAGGAATGTTTGCATGGGCAAAAGAGATTATTCCTACCCCATTAACGCCCTCTAAACGCTATTCTATCAATTTGATGACTGAAAACGATGGCTATATCAACCCTTACATTGATGAGTATTACACGGCAGGCAATCAAATAGGCTTTTCTACTAAAGAGTTTGATTTTTCTAAAAATAAAGCGATGAAATGGACTTCGTATTTAGGGTTTTTCAATAAAAGCCCTAGGGTTACTCGTTTTGGCATTTCTCTCGCCCAAGACATGTATACCCCTTCACTTGAAAACAGAAAACTGGTGCATTTGCATGACAACCACCCTTATGGGGGGTATTTACGGGTGAATTTGAATGTGTATAACCGCCATCAAACTTTTATGGAGCTATTCACGCTTTCTTTAGGCACGACAGGGCAAGATTCTTTGGCCGCTCAAACACAGCGTCTCATTCATAAATGGGGTCATGATCCCCAATTTTATGGCTGGAACACGCAGCTCAAAAACGAATTTATCTTTGAATTGCACTACCAATTGCTTAAAAAAGTCCCCCTTTTAAAGACTCGTTTTTTTTCTATGGAATTAATGCCTGGGTTTAATGTGGAATTGGGTAATGCGAGGGATTATTTCCAACTCGGCTCGCTCTTTAGGGCTGGGTATAACCTGGACGCTGATTATGGGGTCAATAAGGTCAATACCGCTTTTGATGGAGGCATGCCTTATAGCGATAAATTTTCCATCTATTTTTTTGTAGGGGCTTTTGGGCGCTTCCAACCCCTTAACATCTTCATTCAAGGCAATAGCCCTGAAACTAGGGGCATTGCTAATTTGGAATACTTTGTTTATGCCAGTGAAATAGGAGCGGCGATGATGTGGCGCAGCTTTAGGGTGGCTTTTACGATCACCGATATTAGTAAAACCTTTCAATCCCAGCCTAAACACCATCAAATCGGCACTTTAGAATTGAATTTTGCTTTTTGA
- a CDS encoding acetone carboxylase subunit alpha: MANLLKNGKTLKQARDEILARTEKTGHYNGLKKLEFKERDPIGYEKMFSKLRGGIVHARETAKRIAASPIVEQEGELCFTLYNAVGDSVLTSTGIIIHVGTMGSAIKYMVENNWEDNPGINDKDIFTNNDCAIGNVHPCDIMTLVPIFHDEKLIGWVGGVTHVIDTGSVTPGSMSTGQVQRFGDGYMITCRKTGANDESFKDWLHESQRSVRTPKYWILDERTRIAGCHMIRDLVMEVIKEDGIDSYMRFIDEVIEEGRRGLISRIKSMTIPGKYRKVAFVDVPYAHKDIGVCSEFAKLDTIMHSPVEITINKDATWKLDFDGASRWGWHSFNCNQVSFTSGIWVMMTQTLIPTSRINDGAYFATQFRLKKGTWMNPDDRRTGHAYAWHFLVSGWSALWRGLSQAYYSRGYLEEVNSGNANTSNWLQGGGINQDGEIHAVNSFETSSCGTGACAIKDGLNHAAAIWNPEGDMGDVEIWEMAEPLLYLGRNVKANTGGYGKYRGGNGFETLRMVWGAHDWTMFFMGNGYMNSDWGMMGGYPAASGYRFEAHNTDLKNRIKNNASLPLGGDFNPTDRDYEKHISHASQVKRDKQCITTENCFDNYDLYLNYIKGGPGFGDPIERDLNAILEDLNSKQLLPEYAYKVYGAIVSQNKDGVWVGDEAKTKARRKEILENRKARSIPVKQWMEQERNAILEKEASKQVKHMYATSFDLSPKFLNDFKTFWNLPKSWSVKEDELGVFTYGSKYRMDLSKLPDVRTVLLVDEK, from the coding sequence ATGGCAAATTTATTGAAAAACGGCAAAACTTTAAAACAAGCTAGAGATGAAATCCTAGCTAGGACAGAAAAGACAGGTCACTATAATGGCCTTAAAAAACTAGAGTTTAAAGAAAGAGATCCGATCGGCTATGAGAAGATGTTCTCTAAATTAAGAGGCGGTATCGTGCATGCCAGAGAAACAGCTAAAAGGATTGCTGCAAGCCCTATTGTTGAGCAAGAGGGGGAATTGTGCTTCACGCTTTATAACGCTGTGGGCGATAGCGTGCTGACTTCTACGGGTATCATTATCCATGTAGGGACTATGGGATCAGCTATCAAATACATGGTAGAGAATAATTGGGAAGATAACCCAGGCATCAATGACAAGGATATTTTCACCAATAACGACTGCGCGATTGGGAATGTGCACCCATGCGATATTATGACTCTTGTGCCTATTTTTCACGATGAAAAATTGATTGGTTGGGTAGGCGGTGTTACGCATGTGATTGATACGGGATCAGTTACTCCAGGATCGATGAGCACCGGGCAGGTTCAAAGATTTGGGGATGGATACATGATCACTTGCCGTAAGACAGGGGCGAATGATGAAAGCTTTAAGGATTGGTTGCATGAATCTCAAAGATCAGTTCGCACGCCTAAATATTGGATTTTGGATGAAAGGACTAGGATTGCAGGATGCCATATGATTAGGGATTTAGTGATGGAAGTCATTAAAGAAGATGGCATTGATTCTTACATGCGATTTATTGATGAGGTGATTGAAGAGGGGAGGAGAGGCCTTATCTCTAGGATCAAATCCATGACCATACCCGGCAAGTATAGAAAGGTCGCTTTTGTGGATGTGCCTTATGCGCATAAGGATATTGGCGTGTGCTCTGAATTTGCTAAGCTAGATACGATCATGCACTCTCCAGTGGAAATCACAATCAATAAAGACGCTACATGGAAATTGGATTTTGATGGCGCGTCCAGGTGGGGATGGCACTCTTTCAATTGCAACCAAGTGTCCTTTACTAGCGGTATTTGGGTGATGATGACTCAAACATTGATACCCACTTCTCGCATCAACGATGGCGCTTATTTTGCGACTCAATTCAGACTCAAAAAAGGGACTTGGATGAATCCAGATGACAGGCGCACCGGGCATGCTTATGCATGGCATTTCTTGGTATCAGGCTGGAGCGCTTTGTGGAGAGGTTTGTCTCAAGCGTATTACAGCCGAGGGTATTTAGAAGAGGTCAATTCTGGGAACGCTAACACTTCCAATTGGTTGCAAGGCGGTGGTATCAACCAAGATGGAGAAATCCATGCGGTGAATAGCTTTGAGACGAGTTCTTGTGGGACTGGAGCTTGCGCGATAAAAGACGGCTTGAATCACGCAGCAGCTATTTGGAATCCAGAGGGCGATATGGGCGATGTTGAAATTTGGGAAATGGCAGAGCCTCTTCTTTATCTAGGCAGGAATGTCAAAGCCAATACCGGTGGGTATGGGAAATATCGAGGCGGTAACGGGTTTGAAACCTTAAGAATGGTGTGGGGAGCACATGATTGGACCATGTTCTTTATGGGTAATGGCTATATGAATAGCGATTGGGGTATGATGGGGGGCTATCCAGCGGCCAGTGGTTATAGGTTTGAAGCGCACAACACCGATTTAAAAAACAGGATTAAAAATAACGCCAGCTTGCCTTTGGGGGGCGATTTTAACCCAACGGATAGAGATTATGAAAAGCACATTTCTCATGCGTCTCAAGTCAAAAGGGATAAGCAATGCATCACCACAGAAAATTGCTTTGACAATTACGACTTGTATTTGAACTACATCAAAGGCGGTCCTGGATTTGGCGATCCGATTGAAAGGGATTTGAATGCGATTTTAGAAGATCTCAACAGCAAACAGCTATTGCCAGAATACGCTTACAAGGTTTATGGTGCGATTGTGAGCCAGAATAAAGACGGCGTGTGGGTCGGCGATGAAGCCAAAACGAAGGCTAGAAGAAAAGAAATTCTTGAAAACAGAAAGGCTAGATCCATACCGGTAAAACAATGGATGGAGCAAGAAAGAAACGCTATCCTTGAAAAAGAAGCTTCCAAACAGGTTAAGCACATGTATGCGACTAGCTTTGATCTCTCGCCCAAGTTTTTAAACGATTTTAAAACATTCTGGAACTTGCCAAAGAGCTGGAGCGTGAAAGAAGATGAGCTTGGCGTATTCACCTATGGATCTAAATATAGGATGGATTTGAGCAAATTGCCTGATGTGCGCACAGTTCTGTTGGTTGATGAGAAATAA